In one Aromatoleum aromaticum EbN1 genomic region, the following are encoded:
- a CDS encoding MFS transporter, with translation MLRSLAKRDVLIVTLSAAGILMVTMGARQSMGLFVSPLNTSTGLGVATISLALAIGQFMWGAIQPLAGAAADRYGPAKVLVAGLLVLALGSAVTPFMTSGVGLIVSLGLLSAIGSGAGSFSVLIGAAAQRLPLEARGSASGVINAGGSFGQFVFAPVLQKLIQGVGWTGAMWALALMTLAALPLVGRLTTSGKAPVRHVHDDTGLWNSVCSAMGDRSYLLLHAGFFTCGFHIAFLVTHLPGEVDLCGLPPSVASWSLAIIGLANIVGSLYAGAWVSRYRSKYVLAAMYGSRALLVGAYLLMPKTDLTFYLFAAGLGFTWLATVPPTAALVGKLFGIRYLGTLFGLTLLSHQIGGFLGAYLGGLAITQRGDFTWMWYADMALATAAALVNLPIREARLRTAAVTA, from the coding sequence ATGCTTCGTTCTCTCGCAAAACGCGATGTGCTGATCGTCACCCTGTCTGCGGCCGGCATCCTGATGGTGACGATGGGCGCCCGGCAGTCGATGGGCCTGTTCGTGTCGCCGCTCAACACTTCGACGGGGCTCGGTGTCGCGACGATCAGTCTCGCGCTCGCGATCGGCCAATTCATGTGGGGTGCGATCCAGCCGCTCGCGGGCGCGGCCGCCGACCGTTACGGCCCCGCGAAAGTGTTGGTCGCCGGGCTGCTGGTGCTGGCGCTGGGCAGCGCAGTCACTCCGTTCATGACTTCCGGGGTCGGCCTGATCGTCTCGCTCGGCCTGCTGTCGGCGATCGGCTCGGGTGCGGGCAGCTTCTCGGTGCTGATCGGCGCAGCCGCCCAGCGGCTGCCGCTCGAAGCGCGCGGCTCGGCTTCCGGAGTCATCAACGCCGGCGGTTCGTTCGGCCAGTTCGTGTTCGCGCCGGTGCTGCAGAAATTGATCCAGGGCGTCGGCTGGACGGGGGCGATGTGGGCGCTCGCGCTGATGACGCTCGCCGCCCTGCCGCTCGTCGGCAGGCTGACGACGTCCGGCAAGGCGCCGGTCCGGCACGTCCACGACGACACCGGATTGTGGAACAGCGTCTGCAGTGCGATGGGCGACCGCAGCTACCTGCTGCTGCACGCCGGGTTTTTCACCTGCGGCTTCCACATCGCCTTTCTCGTCACCCACCTGCCGGGCGAAGTCGACCTGTGCGGCCTGCCGCCGTCGGTGGCGAGCTGGTCGCTGGCGATCATCGGCCTGGCCAACATCGTCGGCAGCCTCTATGCGGGCGCATGGGTATCGCGCTATCGCAGCAAATACGTGCTCGCCGCGATGTACGGGTCGCGCGCGCTCCTGGTCGGTGCCTACCTGCTGATGCCGAAAACCGACCTGACGTTCTACCTGTTCGCCGCCGGGCTGGGTTTCACCTGGCTCGCGACCGTGCCGCCGACCGCCGCGCTCGTCGGCAAGCTGTTCGGCATTCGCTATCTGGGGACGCTGTTCGGCCTGACGCTGCTGTCGCACCAGATCGGCGGCTTCCTCGGCGCGTATCTTGGCGGGCTGGCGATCACGCAGCGCGGCGATTTCACGTG